The sequence below is a genomic window from Phaeodactylum tricornutum CCAP 1055/1 chromosome 27, whole genome shotgun sequence.
ACCCGGAACGTCCGGGTTGGAATGCGACCGTGTGAAACGTAATGGGTCGAAGGTATCGGGACTAGGCCAGAACCGTTCGTCGCGGTGAATGTTGTACACGGCCATAAATATGTCCATGCCTCGAATTACTTTAGCTTCACGGCCGGCCCCCTGTGGAAGCTCATCGGGAGTACGGCATCGGCGGATTAACAAAGGAGGCTCGGGGTACATTCGCAAAGTCTCTGCGACCACGAGGCGTAAGaatttcattttcttgatgtCTTCGTAGTTGGGCATGCGATCTCCAACGActtcatcgatttcgtcTTGCAGCTCTTTCATAATTTCGGGGTTCTTGGTAAGTTCGAAGAGCGCCCAAGTTAAGACAGCAGCGGTTGTTTCATGCCCGGCAATCAACATAGTCATCAGGTCGTCCCGCAATTGTTTGTTGTCAATATCAGCACCACGCATGTCGACTAAAAATCGTAGCAAGGAGGGATCTTGGACCTCATTATAGTTTCGATTTTCGAGCTCTTCGATATCTTCCACTGTCCGCGTTTGTTTCGCCCGGGTAATGAGGTCGTCCAAAACATCGTTCAAAAGTTTGAGATCACTGTTGAATTTACGGAGGCGGGGCACAAGTTGATTGGCCAGAGGTAAATTCCAGTACGGGGCTGGGGTCATGGAGCGATGTTCCGCCTCCACGAGCGCCGAATACACCGCTTTGATTACAGGGGACTCTTGAGTTACGGAACCAAACTCGTAATTGAAAACAGACAGGCCAATAATATCCAATGCGACAGAACAAAAGAGGGATTCCATTTCTACCTTGCCATCTCCGTCAACGCGCTTGTTGAGTGTATCAATTAAAGGTTGGTTGCAATAgccgaaaaggccgacaATGTGTTCCAGCCATGCTTTGTGAAAGGCTGGAACAATCTGTCGGCGGCGGATGCTCCATGTTTCGGGATCAGCCGGAATCAGGCCTTTTCCCATGATCGGTTCGAGAATTTCGGCCAGAACGCCCTTATCGTAGTTGGTGTTGGCATCCTTGAGAATGTGTTTCGCTTGTACAGGATCAGATATTACGAGAAACGATTTTGGACCGAAGCACAGCTTGTATGGACTGAGGAAGAGAAAGCGGAGTGTGAGATGCGAAGGCGATATCACAATACAAATGAGAATGCCTCTACGCACACGAAATTTGTTTTCGTCATACCTTCCGTAGTTCCGGTAGTAGTTCTGTAGCCCAATAAACATCGTACCATCGCCAATGTCTGCAAGCTCTCCTTCGGCTAGGGGACAGCCGTCGAGACTGGGAAATCCTCCGTAGATCTGCTCAATGTTCGTCCGCAAGACATTTGCCGAATCACCAAAGGAAATCTCCTCACCTGACTTGCCAACTTGCATTATGTCAAGATCCCATACCACTTCCCACCACCATGGGAGACCCTCGGCGTCTGGATTCTTTTCGGTTGTTATGACGGATGATGCGACTTCGCCTTTCATGGTTGCCGGCTCGCCAGCTTTATTGTCCGTCTGTTCGTCGGTCTTGTCCTCGGTTGTGGAGAACAAGGCAGATGTCAGAACGCgggattgacggtgaatgcCGAAACAACAACGGACAGCTGAAGACGGGAATGGGACGACTAGCGATTGTGTGCGTTTCGGAAAGAAGCAAGCAACGACAACCACCGCTGTTAAGGACAAGAAAGTTATGGAATACATTCTCACCGTAGCGATGGATGCAAACGAAATTGACTAACACAAGAGGAAGCACTCTAGAAGTATCTATATGACTGTGCACTCGGAAAATGGAGTGAGAAGA
It includes:
- the LUT1-1 gene encoding lut1-1 (LUT1-1 (also called CYP97C1); gene encoding a cytochrome P450 protein known for hydroxylation of epsilon-carotene for the formation of lutein but in diatoms possibly involved in hydroxylation beta-carotene.; CYP97C1-1~Alternative splicing variant 2): MQVGKSGEEISFGDSANVLRTNIEQIYGGFPSLDGCPLAEGELADIGDGTMFIGLQNYYRNYGSPYKLCFGPKSFLVISDPVQAKHILKDANTNYDKGVLAEILEPIMGKGLIPADPETWSIRRRQIVPAFHKAWLEHIVGLFGYCNQPLIDTLNKRVDGDGKVEMESLFCSVALDIIGLSVFNYEFGSVTQESPVIKAVYSALVEAEHRSMTPAPYWNLPLANQLVPRLRKFNSDLKLLNDVLDDLITRAKQTRTVEDIEELENRNYNEVQDPSLLRFLVDMRGADIDNKQLRDDLMTMLIAGHETTAAVLTWALFELTKNPEIMKELQDEIDEVVGDRMPNYEDIKKMKFLRLVVAETLRMYPEPPLLIRRCRTPDELPQGAGREAKVIRGMDIFMAVYNIHRDERFWPSPDTFDPLRFTRSHSNPDVPGWAGFDPKKWEGKLYPNEVASDFAFLPFGGGARKCVGDEFAILEATVTLAMVLRRFEFSFDESKFEGKDDILSSAQGLNHPVGMRTGATIHTRNGLHLVVEKRGVPK
- the LUT1-1 gene encoding lutein deficient 1-like protein (CYP97C1; gene encoding a cytochrome P450 protein known for hydroxylation of epsilon-carotene for the formation of lutein.~Alternative splicing variant 1) → MYSITFLSLTAVVVVACFFPKRTQSLVVPFPSSAVRCCFGIHRQSRVLTSALFSTTEDKTDEQTDNKAGEPATMKGEVASSVITTEKNPDAEGLPWWWEVVWDLDIMQVGKSGEEISFGDSANVLRTNIEQIYGGFPSLDGCPLAEGELADIGDGTMFIGLQNYYRNYGSPYKLCFGPKSFLVISDPVQAKHILKDANTNYDKGVLAEILEPIMGKGLIPADPETWSIRRRQIVPAFHKAWLEHIVGLFGYCNQPLIDTLNKRVDGDGKVEMESLFCSVALDIIGLSVFNYEFGSVTQESPVIKAVYSALVEAEHRSMTPAPYWNLPLANQLVPRLRKFNSDLKLLNDVLDDLITRAKQTRTVEDIEELENRNYNEVQDPSLLRFLVDMRGADIDNKQLRDDLMTMLIAGHETTAAVLTWALFELTKNPEIMKELQDEIDEVVGDRMPNYEDIKKMKFLRLVVAETLRMYPEPPLLIRRCRTPDELPQGAGREAKVIRGMDIFMAVYNIHRDERFWPSPDTFDPLRFTRSHSNPDVPGWAGFDPKKWEGKLYPNEVASDFAFLPFGGGARKCVGDEFAILEATVTLAMVLRRFEFSFDESKFEGKDDILSSAQGLNHPVGMRTGATIHTRNGLHLVVEKRGVPK